CCACCCATCCCATCCCACTCctcgctcttcctccagtcTTCTACCTTTCCCCATTTCTTTCACCCCATCTTCCAAGGCTACCTTTTCCCCTTAGAAGGTGAACAGGTCATTTTCATCACCTGTAACTACTAATCATCAATCTTGGTTTTCTCCTGTAAAGTTATCTTAGTCTTTCAGCAGGTTTATAAATTAATCTGTGCCAATGCTACGGAATTTGCTCCATTTTCTCATCAATCACCGAAACCACCTCAATTATCAGTGATGAATTGCATTATTATGTTATGGTGGTAAAGAGATTAAGGCTGGATAAATTACCTTTATGAACCATAAATGCTGTCAATTATTTAAGAAGCATCTACTGAAGCAATTGTTTGCAGGTCCCTCTTTGGCTTTTCTTACCCTTGTTCAGGAAATATTTGCCGTCAGTTttagaatattttttttaaatttatatcaCATCTGacattttgctttttattgAACCTTTATTTAAACAGGTAATGCAGGCTCTCATTTTTAATAGACGTCTCGCTtgacatttcagttttatcaATGCAGTTATAGTTTATTAAATCCACTCAGCTCCAACTTTAAAGTATGCTCCGTTGCTATAAATAACTTTGTAAATGAAGATCTACACTAGGTGGAATATCCAAATGGTCTGTTATTGACCTTGTGTTGCATTTAATGACTTTATTGTGAGCCATGTGCAATACCGAAGGGAACCAGCCTGGTGGGGAAGGAGGTGAGGTTTAATTAAGACGTGTGGAtatctgtgtgtgcctgtgcgtgtgcgtgcaatCAAAGGAAGGGAATAGTCACTGAATAATGTAATTATATCTTCCAGTGGAGGTGGGCGGTTTGCAGTTTAATTATTGCAGTGTTTTCTCTTGTTAAAAGTAAGATCAGTCAGTGATAATTACTGCAAGAAGAATGATGTAATGTTAGAGTTATTAGCCTGAACGAGTTCATCTTGttcaatattgttttaaaaaaatgtcagaTGTGATGATGTCGTATACATACTGTTTAAAAAAGCAATGTTAGTTACTACAGTTCATTTTAGTTACCAGCATGTGTGATTTAAaattctttttctgttttcagtgaTTTGATATTTTATCCTTGCAGTCTTCCATGTTTGgttgcagcttttatttttagttttttcaAACAGAATTGGAAAGAAACCgggtttaatttttttttgttccagggAGCAAACAACATCCAGGTGCGGAGGGCCGTAAAGGACACGTTCTCCAACCCACAGTCTCCTCAGCCGTCTCCTTACAGCTCTCCCAAATCTCAGCATAAACCGGAGCAGAGCTTCCTGCCCCCAGGCTGGGAGATGAGGATAGCCCCCAACGGACGTCCCTTTTTCATTgatcacaacagcagaacaaccACCTGGGTGAGACAACACTTCCGCTGATAACATCTGTGCATCTTCTTTTAAATTTAGCTCCATTGAGTTCAAGTGGTGGAGCTCAGTGGAGGCAAAATAATAACATTACTGTTATTATCCAACTCAACAGAGACCAAAATTTCCATTGATCTTCCAAAATGTTTTGGCGACATCTGGTGGTTCATCTTATTTTAACATGTACAGACCGATCTTCTTTAAGATGTACTCCTCAGCATATGTTTTAAGTTTCAGAACATAAATAATGTCCTCCCCCTACCTTTGAGCCTTAATGTGCAATCATGTCCCTTCTTTTGACAACCAGGAGGACCCCAGGTTAAAATATCCAGTCCATATGAGGAACAAGAACTCAATGGAGCCGGGTGACCTTGGTCCTCTTCCTGTAAGTCTTGTCATAATTAGACCTTCTGCACATTTATGCATTGCATCACTACACAGTTTAATGTCATGAGATGCAAATTGtcaaagatatatatatatgtatatactagTATACTagtatatgtacagtatatactagTATACTATTATATGTATATACTAGTAAGAGAAGTTTGTTGTTGATCTTGAGCAGTTGCTCTCAGATGTTACCTTTTCAATCCCGGTGGATGGGAACAATGTTACAGATGACAACAGAGCCTGTGGGATGTGATAACCCATAATTAGGAGGTAGAGTCTGTCTCTCACCTGCTCTATTATCTGTGTGACAAAGACAGCCTCCTGACATGTGGTCCAAACATTAGTATTGGTAGCTGTTGAATTATTGCAGCTTTGCGGGCTCACTGATCTGACAGCCttgtgtggtgtgcgtgtgcgtgcgtgtgtgtgtcttttctctccctctttctctttcttctccgaTCTGATGGATCTAATGTACTCTACTTCTTCAACACCTGGCCATGTCTGTTTGGCAGAACCTACTAGAGGAGGTTGGTTGgtacctcctccctctgcctgcCTACTTACCTGTCTGGTTTGGTCTGGTCAAATGCCTGCAGACAGCCTTgcgcttttttttccttctcttttttgaTTCTATCTTTTTCTCATGACCGGCATGGATGGACTTTACCACCCCTACTTTCTCCATGTATTTCcactcttctttctctttctctgtgccttccctgcaccaccaccacccctcctgTTAGTAATTTGACATTTTGGAGAGCTATCTACCATTCTCCCAGGGTCCCTTGTACTGCTTCACGTCCGTGTCCCTGTGTCATTGTTTGAGTCACAGACTGGGAATTTGGGAAATATAGCTGATATTTGCTGCTGTGGTGAAGGAAAAGTGGGTAGAGGGTTAATAATGAGGTCCAAAAGGAGCTATAATTGTGTGCAAGAGGAAGGAATTATGAGCTGCATGTGTTACTAGTGTTTCAATCTTGGCTCTCCTCTAACGCAGTAACAATAAACTATGATAAGCACAATATTGGCATACTTAACCCCCCGTCCCCACTCTACTCTCAAttaattttacatattttttcttaATTGCCTGACTGCTGGTGCTGTATGAGTGTGTTCTGTACGTGTGTGAGGCCTATGAGACTCTACTGTCTGGTCATTGTATCAGTGGTGTACTGGTTTGGACTGGTAACAGTGGTTAACCTTTGGATGTTGTGGTTGTATCCCTGCCTTGCTGACAATCCAGACATGACTCAAATAGAAAAATTAAAATCCTTTTGGTTCCTCTGTCAATGTGTTTGATTGGGCTTTTCAGGGTTTGGGCACGAGCAGTCAGACAAGGTCAATCAAACACAAgaatgaaaaagggaaaagagaaaTTCGGATGGATCTGAAGGACTATTTGAGCATGGCCTGTTTATTGGCGCAGTGTAACAGAGAGAATTATTTTTCTCAATTTTTCactctgcttctttttctttagccTGGATGGGAAGAACGGGTTCATTCAGATGGGCGCACATTCTACATCGACCACAGTAAGACAGTTCTATCTTGCAGCCTGTTTATTCAGTGACGTGTGTTGTAGAACCAGAAAGATAGGAGTAAAATAGATCCCCAAAACCAAATTCAAACACCATGTAAGGAACTGATTCCTGTTTCTGTACAGACACAAGAAACACTCAGTGGGAGGATCCTCGTCTGCAGAGCCCAGCCATCACAGGACCTGTGAGTATTTCACTCTTGGAGAGAGACAGAACGTACTGAGACGTAAGGTTCGAGCCTTCTGTACTGAAGCAGCAGATGTTCTTTTCAGGTTGAACATCTGTCGATCACACAGTGTCTTCAGTGTCTTTCTACAGCTGAGACAAATCAATTTCTCGCCACCGCTCAGCACAGCGACGCGTCCTTTAGTTTGTGTGCCACCTAATAGATAGATAATGATTCATGTCCGTGGCCACATGTTTACACATGCTACAGTCACACCGCTGTGCCGCTCTTCATGTCGCAGGTCCGACCGCTGTGTGGAAAGTTCTTGACGTATATGTCCATGACTTGTCTGTGCAGGCGGTGCCCTACTCCAGAGAGTTCAAGCAGAAATATGACTACTTCAGGAAGAAGTTGAAGAAACCAGTAAGGATTTCTTTCTCCCTAAAATGGGTTTCTGGGATTTTTTGTGGGGGGAAACGGCTAAATTGGACCTAAATGTCAGGAAACTGAAGGCTCTTTGATTGCATTCTTGTTCCTCACAGACCAAGATTGATATCTAGATTGCTTGTTAAACAATTGCTGCCAACATTTCACTTCTTTGCAATAAACACTTGAACTTAACTACATGTTCCTCAGCTGCCATTGCATTACATGGGACTTTCTATTCATCCTAGGCTGACATTCCCAACCGATTTGAAATGAAGCTACACAGGAACAACATCTTCGAAGAGTCTTACCGGCGAATCATGTCGCTGAAGAGGCCCGACATCCTGAAGGCTCGGCTGTGGATTGAGTTTGAGTCGGAGAAAGGACTGGACTACGGCGGTGTGGCGCGAGAGTGGTTCTTCCTCCTGTCTAAAGAGATGTTCAACCCTTACTACGGCTTATTTGAATACTCTGCCACGTAAGTCGCTGCTTACTTGTGCTCTTGCTGAGAGTTACAGACTGTTCTACCCTGCATTAACATGCAGTGACTGAGATTTATACAGCCAGCTCTATAAAAAAGGAATACGGGAGGGTCGCAATACCATTAAACGAATGTTGTTAATGTGTAAATCAAGGTTTTTAGGGCTGTTTACAAGCACCATTCATTATTATTACTTCATAATAAAAGATAGTTCTGTGTTAGCAAAGCAGCATAAGTGTGCAAACATGAAAATTTCCCctcctgtttttggttttgagTGAGGAGCAGCGTTTCCATGTTTTCCCTGAGAGATTGTTAAAAGTTTCCTTTCACTTTTCCTCTCATTCATAAACTCATCCTGGAGCAAATGTTTCCCACATACATTCAGCCtaaaggaaattaaaatgacCTATGCTTTGTTCCGTTTCTTGGCACCATAAACGGAAGAGGCTTCGCCCCCCTCTGCCATCTAGCTTAAAGGTTAACAGAAAGTAATCACTCAAATGCAGCTTTTTTCACAGCACATTACAGGCATCGGACAtcattgctgttgctgttgcagcaGTTAAATTAAATAATCAGTTGTATCTGGTGTCTGCGTGACTCATTATTATGGTTTTGTTACCATGGTAAAGTGGAAAAACACCACTACAGGACTATATATAACCTGTTAATGTTGCTTTTTATGTATACACAGTGTTCTGTTCCACGAGGCACTTTGTGCTGATAAATGCCCTAAAATATAATTTATAATCAACATTATTACATTTGCAATAACGGCTGCACAGGAAAAAAACTGACTAATCggaacattttaatgtttaaaaccCCACTGAGTCTGCGATGATGGTGAACCTGAGGCCTGGTGGGAAATCATTGGCAGCACACCCTCATCTTGAGCTTAATTAAACAGCCTGATGTTCTTCCTCTGGTTTTCTTACTACAGGGACAACTACACTCTGCAAATCAACCCCAACTCTGGTCTGTGTAATGAGGACCACCTCTCCTACTTCAAGTTCATTGGGCGCGTGGCAGGAATGGCCGTGTTTCATGGAAAACTACTGGATGGTAAGCTGCTTAGTATTGGATTCTCTTCTGGGTACATTTTCAAGCTTGTCATGTACTAGATttgagttggtttttttttcattctttaggATTTTTCATTCGACCCTTCTACAAGATGATGCTGGGAAAACAGATCTCCCTGAAAGACATGGAGTCTGTGGTAAGAACCCAGCCATGCAGTTACAAACTGACCAAAAGATCTGGAAACACTGAAGCTCTCATCAAAGCAGGGGAGTGATCATTTACTCATCTTCTTGTGCGCTATGTCTGCAGGACAGTGAATATTACAACTCACTGAAGTGGATTCTGGAGAATGACCCCACTGAGCTGGACCTGAGGTTTTGTATTGATGAGGACAACTTTGGACAGGTGCTCATCCCCATTCCCTTAGAATCCAGAATACCGTCACCGAGTAGGCGTTAGTAGCACGTTGGCCTTTGCTTCACCGGAATTTTCCATTTCAGACGTACCAGGTTGATCTGAAGCCCAGCGGATCAGACATGGTGGTCACAAATGAGAACAAAAATGAGTACATAGAGTAAGAACGTGGTCGAATCTTTCATTCTTTGGTCGTTTatataatagtaataaaatagattttaaagtCTGTTCGTTCATTATTCATCTCTGTTTCCTCTGACAGCCTGGTGATCCAGTGGAGGTTTGTTAATCGGGTCCAGAAGCAGATGAACGCCTTCTTGGAGGTAGTTATTGCCACCACTTGGGGGCAGTAGAAACCCAGCAGAAAGCATTTATTTTGCCCAATCTCTAATTTAAACGTGCTGCTGTTTAATGTTTCATCTGAGTTGTTATGAAAGTCTCTTTCTGTTTGATTCTCAGGGCTTCACTGAGCTCATCCTCATCGACCTGATCAAGATCTTTGATGAAAATGAACTGGAGGTATGACTTCATCTAACACTGGAGACATTTTCAACTTCATTAAGCGGTAACGCTTATTTGGTTCTTTCCCCGGGCAGCTGCTGATGTGCGGTCTGGGTGACGTCGACGTTAACGACTGGAGACAACACACTGTTTACAAAAACGGCTACTGCCCCAACCACCCTGTTATACAGTGGTTCTGGAAGGTAGGCCTGCGATGTATCTGCACCATTAAATACACGTAACCTAAACAACAcgtgcagccacacacaccctttttgCCATGGAACCTGGACATTTGATAGTAGCGGTTGGTGCAACAGGTTTGGTGGCCTCGCTTTTGAAGATCAAAGTCTGTTTGGATGAACAGGCTTGTTTGCTCTGATGAAAGAGAGTAATACCTGCCCTGGTTATCATCTGTCCTACCTCAAACTTGCACAGTCCCACAAGCAAATACAtactggcaacacacacacacgcacgcacgcacacacacacacacacacacacacacacacacacacacacacacacacacacacacacacacacacacacacacacacactttgactTGTTCACTTGAACACTATTTGAGATTGTGCTGGATGTGATGTTGCCAGGTCATCACCAGGCTCCACGTGTTTAGTGGGGTGTCATTGAATGTTATATGATTATTAAATTCTGCAAATGCGCAGATATGTTCAGCGTGCGTCAACTTTGTCCTTTCAGGTTGTCCTGCTGATGGATGCTGAGAAGAGGATCAGACTCCTCCAGTTTGTTACAGGGACCTCACGTGTGCCCATGAACGGTTTTGCTGAACTTTATGGTACCTGGggaaataatttatttatattttaatgtATCCTTGTTTCTTGTTTGTAACATTATGTCGATCGTTCTCTATATTCATGAGGGAACACAAAGAATGAAGCAACCAGTTATAGAATATAGAATCTTATGATACAGTTTTTATTTAACTGCTTAGGATAAAATTCAATGTTTTGTGCTTTTCGTCAGGTTCTAATGGACCTCAGCTTTTCACTATTGAGCAATGGGGAACGCCAGATAAATTGCCAAGAGCTCACACGTGGTATGTAAACACACGTAAACATGCACGTTtactctgttttattttttaggatTTAGTAAATTCTCGCCTTAGAAAAGCAGGTTAACATGATGTCTGACAGGAACATCACTGATGTTGGAGGTGTTTGGACATAAAAAGATTCgattttttaaaggatttttcttGTATCGTCTTTAAACGTGTCACGCTTATTTACACGTGCAcgcttttttaacttttatccaCTTGTcgttctcttcctctgcagttTTAACCGCTTGGATCTGCCTACCTACGAGTCATTTGAAGACCTCAGAGAGAAGCTCCTCATGGCGGTGGAAAACGCGCAAGGCTTCGAGGGGGTTGACTAAAACATCTTGGAGCGCATCCAACCCACCACCAAGAGCAAAACTAAAAAAAGTCCACAGGGATATCAAAAGAGTTGCTGTAGCAGTTCTGCTGTACTGTAATGCCTAACAGTGAGCCGCCTCCACAGCACGGTGGTTTGAGACTATACAGCAAATTTATTGAGCCAATATGCCTACGTCTCTGTATCGTTTTAGTGCGGGTAGGTCGCTCCCTAAAGGTGCTGGGGGGTAAAGAACAGGAGAATCTGAACACTGAATGctgaaatgatgaaagctgccccctctcctccccgaTCTGCCCTTTCTCTCCCCTGGTTTTGTGAAAATCTGCAGTGCTGGAACACACTGATGCATTTCAATAGCTCCTTGATGTATAGTTGGCTACAGCACCAGTATTCAAGCACCTTTCAGCGGAAGGGTCTCAGCATGGCCTTAATCTGGCTCTTACGTGCACTATCTCTTTGAACCTGCAAAAGGCACTATGATCACAACTCAAATCCTTCGACCAACACCAGAATACCTTAGGAATGCTAGCCAATCACGTGTCAGGAAATAGGCCGCCTCCCTCTATACAGCCTCGCCTGTATGCAGCACGATCAGAAATCGCCAGTGCAGCCTTTTGTAGACTGTCCTTaacttttttcccacttttcttttttccagccaCGGTTAAGATTCAAGAATCAAAcagattttctttatttactAGCTTTTGACACGcggcagattttttttaaaaaaacaactgataaTTCTTGCAGGAAAATAATTCTGTATTTGTACTGATGAACAATGTTGTTTACtattttgaaaaaaatcccCAAGATCTGGCGTGTGATGTGTAAATCCGGCTACTCCCTGAAATAATTACTCCATATCATTTGTTAAAGTGGTAGCAAATGTGTTGAATAAACTGTTTTTTCTATGGTAGTGCTATGAAAGCAGCATGAAATTGTAACTTGTGTTTGCTTCGACCACACGGTAGATGAACCTGGGTGAGGAATGGGCCTCCAGGTCAAGAAGGGAAGCCTGGCAACGCTGTTTGCTTCATGGTTATACTAATACTCTCCTGCCTCTTGCTGTTCATAATGCTGTAAATTGTTCTAAACACACCATTTTAAGTTCTTTCttgatatataaatatatgtatgaACTGCATTTAACAGAAGTATTACTGATCGACATCATGAAAATGAAGCTGTATGTGGATGTATGGATGAAAAGCTGTGATTGCCACTGAATATAAAGCAGCACATTTCTTaatttttatcttctttttaatgttttttttctttctctctctctctctctctctctctctctctctctctctctctctctctctctctctcgctcctttTCTAACAACATTGAACCTAAAGGGCACTTTATAGATCACTCTGAGGTCATGTCACCCGTTGTATGTCTTCTGTCATTAACTTGAATGTGATTCTTTTGCTTTCGGGGCTCTTCCTGGTGCAATATAAATAGTCTGTAAATGTGGGCTGCTGCTAGAGAAGCTTGACAGAGGTGAAGCAGAGACTTCACATCCTTCAGTATCGgtcattttcccccttttctccacATTCTATtgtctcttctcccctctgtgacccccccccccctttctcaaAGTCAgtagttctttttttaatatagggttttcctttttttgtaatGAATGATGGGAAATGTCTCTTTTCCTAAAGATTCCACCACTTTGCAACTCTGTGGTTCATTTATCTTCGGGTCGAATAAAAATCAGTTCCCAgagtgttgtttgtttttggtgttttctttttcttcagagATATTTAGAACCAGGAGTCCAGCCTCTGTGCCGATTTTGGAATGTCAATCGGATGGGTTATTGTTCAGCAGGACAGGTGCTGCTTCTCAAAATTGGCACCAGATAGGAGAACGTGTCTGGAGAAATGGACCTTCCCGCTCGGCCCATTTGGTCTGTGCACACACGCCGTGGTGAAGGGACCTCAGTTCATTCACTTAGTCCCAATCTAGGAGTTATCAGCTCCAAGGACAAGCAAATAAACGCCAGCCCGGGGACATTTTATCAAGGCACGCTACCCTCGATCTGGTCACAAACAAAACGAGTGCCAAGTCAGCTCCACATCTTCAATCATTCCACATGGAGACGCACGTACACTGACCATTCAGTTTAAGAGTTGATGACGAGACCTCGACTCtcgcattttttaaaaaatttctATGTGTAATAAGAGCATAATTCGTTTGGGGTTTCTGCCAGATGCTCTGCTCTTGGGTTTATCCTATTGATCAAAACTAAAGCTGGTCAGCAGAGGAGCGTTTTTAGATTGTGGTTGCTGGATGCAGCGACAGGAGAGGCCTCCAAATCTTCAGCATCAGACAGTGAAAGTAACAAAGACACGTCACCTTTCATGTCTTCAAGCAGATTCCATTACGTGAATTCATTCACAATGTTGCACGTTAAACTATTTTTGATTCGACCGATCGCTACTAAGAATGTGTAATTTAATTCCCTTTTAATCCATTTTATCATATTTTCTCCAGTTGTAttgtttattttctacaagACTTTTTTGGCATAGCTCCATTTTTTGTTAGTGCCTGTTGCCTCACCGGGGTTTTGGTTtcacccacctccacccctcACCCTCTACCTCTGGTCAGGGTCGATCAATACTTCCCCTGTAGCTTATCACTAATGTGGAACCTGCTGTTTATCCAAACTCTGCTCCCTCTACATAAAGACTTGGATGGGACGGCACCAGAGCTGAAAGCAGCACAGGTCACATCACGTCACGGACACGCGACTCTGGACACGCTACTGGACTTTTAACTGTTTGGAAAGCACCTGAGACAAATACGTCTGTTGGAAGAAGGAATGAGCAGAGAGGacggagagcagcagaaggGCTGAAGAGCAGGGAATGCTCTGGAAGTGGATTCACCTCAAAAAGGTGAGTTGTTTTGCTCTTGAGATCTGAGTAGGAGTTCAAAATCACaggaatgtttttctttcaaagCTCTAACAGGGAGTCACCTGCAGTTCTGAAACAAAGAGGATGTCAAAATGTTCATTAGGTTGACAGAAAGGCTCTCCCAGGTCTTTTCCGTGTCGCACATCTTGTGTTCACACACGCgttcacacagctgcagagatcCCCACAGCAGAAATGGACACGTCTGGACTTTGGACACGTCGGTTAAGCCTTGTGTATTTGCTCTAAACCGTTTCTCTTTCATCTGTATTCTATTTGGATTTTTCCATTGACAGTAATTACATTTTTGAATGAATTACAATTCTAAATTACAATTCTGATTAAATGATGAGAAGCATTGTGATATTTCCTCTACTCTGCACGTTTCCTCTGTCTAATCCACTTGTCCATTTTACCCCAGGTGGTCCTCCCAGTGGTCTCACATCAACACCTCTCCACCTGCCACAGAAAGCCCTCTTCTCCAGAGCTATGGAGTGTGACAATggtgtttgtttcctttctttcaaACGCCATTATCACACTAAATAGCTACAGTGTGAACAGAACCTCGGCAGACCCcaccaaatgtctctgttctccGGTGAGAGTCCTCATGTCTGCTCGCATCCTCCGTGATCCTGTGCGCCACCTGTTGGCGGCTATAAGGTGGGAAACGTTACAccacacagaggtcagaggtgaaaacaGACGTAGCGAGTGTTGATGGATTATTCGTGATATTGAGCCTCTGACCGTGACCCACTTATTAGTGTCTTAATGTGCTAATTTGTTGTCAAAGCCCCCCGTTTGTACGTGTAGGCTATATAAGAACAGGTCACGCATGCCTTTTCACACTGCCACTGTTTTTCAACACTTGTACAGCTGTATTTCTGTCTGCACGTTAGTTCCTCTCAATAAACAGTGTCAGTTTTGGTGTGTGGCTACAGTCAGAGTTGACAGCGCTGCACTTGAAGCACGTCTGAGTGTTTTTCTTCGACAACAACAGCACCCTCTCCAACCCCAACCATGCAACAAACGTCAACGAACATCATTAGAAAAAGAACTCAAAGCCATTTTTCAACTAGCAACACCTGTTTAATGACAAAGATCTAACACCCTGAGTGTAATGTCAAGAATTTGGGTCAGGTCTAAAAGGCGACGGGATGAAGAGGCTTAACGGAGACTGCAATAAAATAGCAGCATAATGGGATTATTgggtttatttctgtctttgacTTATCTCAGCCGGAGCGCTAAGACACACACCAATGAAACAATGTTTAAAATCAATCTGGGAGAGCACATACGCCCCCGTTAAGAAATCAATAAATAAGAACCCATTTTTCTAGATACACTAAAGAGGGCCGACAAGTGTACAAAATGTCTTTGGGTTGATTTCAGGATAATGAAAATAGCATTTGAGCACATGCTGATCCCGAAGCAGGACTTTAACATGATAATTATGTAACATTAAACTGAATATATACTGTCAAAATGCACCAAAATGACCCATGCGTAATGTGTGatctaaaagaaaacaacctAATATCTGCACTATATGATAAACCTTTCCTCTCGTCAATCAATACATTCAATAATTTAACGATGTCAtggaagtaaaaaaaagaagaagaaaagcctACCGGCATCAATAAAGAGGTCAATAAGACATCACAGTTCGATAACTTGGCGCTTTCAGCGTCGTTTTCAAGTGTCAGTTCAATTTGtcacagtttaaaaaagaaatcaaccTTAAAGAAAACGCACACCTCAAATATTCAACGTGAGATGGAAAAACAGTCCTGGGCTCCTGACCTCCCGCGGTCGCGCCCCTCCTGTTATGACTTTCCCTTCACTGTAGGCCCGAATGTCTTCTTCTTGGGAGCAGTGGGGGGTTGGGCTTTGGATTTCAGCGTAGCTACGGACTTTTTAGCTTTGGGCTGCAGAGAGTGGAGGCCCAGGATCTCGCAGAACTTGTTGCACTGGTGCAAAACCTTAAACTGCTCAATAAAGGAGGTGGCACAGTTTCCTTTGAAGCCTTTAtatctgataaaaaaaagaaaagaaaaaagattcaTTATAAAT
The sequence above is drawn from the Takifugu rubripes chromosome 6, fTakRub1.2, whole genome shotgun sequence genome and encodes:
- the nedd4l gene encoding E3 ubiquitin-protein ligase NEDD4-like isoform X5, with product MAATYEPIYGLSEDEHETRVLRVKVIAGIDLAKKDIIGASDPYVKLSLYVADENRELALVQTKTIKKTLNPKWNEEFFFRVCPQNHRLLFEVFDENRLASSKNGFFSLTQTRDDFLGQVDVPLSHLPTEDPSMERPYTFKDFLLRPRSHKSRVKGYLRLKMAYLPKQGGQEEEAGEMREEAEGWEESADSGSQRPQQLLPPLPPGWEEKVDNLGRTYFVNHNNRTTQWKRPSNVDVISETENDTQQQQIHQEAHRVFRSRRHISEDLENEHMEPRDLDNSWELITEEDPNEAMAQSLPSTSSVLTPQHPHTPVTQEFSEDLNLRLSLTPDTNGELPGPSSALGQLSNRLRSSSMTDGVSDQAQPPPLMQGSQSRRTRAQTVSGGEESMSPSATGYTMTTQGLPPGWEERKDAKGRTYYVNHNNRTTTWTRPILQLTEDGASTSAAPSGGASPMVPASIPSSSSNASNNHLHEPQVRRPRSLSSPTVTLSSPLEGANNIQVRRAVKDTFSNPQSPQPSPYSSPKSQHKPEQSFLPPGWEMRIAPNGRPFFIDHNSRTTTWEDPRLKYPVHMRNKNSMEPGDLGPLPNLLEEPGWEERVHSDGRTFYIDHNTRNTQWEDPRLQSPAITGPAVPYSREFKQKYDYFRKKLKKPADIPNRFEMKLHRNNIFEESYRRIMSLKRPDILKARLWIEFESEKGLDYGGVAREWFFLLSKEMFNPYYGLFEYSATDNYTLQINPNSGLCNEDHLSYFKFIGRVAGMAVFHGKLLDGFFIRPFYKMMLGKQISLKDMESVDSEYYNSLKWILENDPTELDLRFCIDEDNFGQTYQVDLKPSGSDMVVTNENKNEYIDLVIQWRFVNRVQKQMNAFLEGFTELILIDLIKIFDENELELLMCGLGDVDVNDWRQHTVYKNGYCPNHPVIQWFWKVVLLMDAEKRIRLLQFVTGTSRVPMNGFAELYGSNGPQLFTIEQWGTPDKLPRAHTCFNRLDLPTYESFEDLREKLLMAVENAQGFEGVD
- the nedd4l gene encoding E3 ubiquitin-protein ligase NEDD4-like isoform X6, translating into MAATYEPIYGLSEDEHETRVLRVKVIAGIDLAKKDIIGASDPYVKLSLYVADENRELALVQTKTIKKTLNPKWNEEFFFRVCPQNHRLLFEVFDENRLTRDDFLGQVDVPLSHLPTEDPSMERPYTFKDFLLRPRSHKSRVKGYLRLKMAYLPKQGGQEEEAGEMREEAEGWEESADSGSQRPQQLLPPLPPGWEEKVDNLGRTYFVNHNNRTTQWKRPSNVDVISETENDTQQQQIHQEAHRVFRSRRHISEDLENEHMEPRDLDNSWELITEEDPNEAMAQSLPSTSSVLTPQHPHTPVTQEFSEDLNLRLSLTPDTNGELPGPSSALGQLSNRLRSSSMTDGVSDQAQPPPLMQGSQSRRTRAQTVSGGEESMSPSATGYTMTTQGLPPGWEERKDAKGRTYYVNHNNRTTTWTRPILQLTEDGASTSAAPSGGASPMVPASIPSSSSNASNNHLHEPQVRRPRSLSSPTVTLSSPLEGANNIQVRRAVKDTFSNPQSPQPSPYSSPKSQHKPEQSFLPPGWEMRIAPNGRPFFIDHNSRTTTWEDPRLKYPVHMRNKNSMEPGDLGPLPNLLEEPGWEERVHSDGRTFYIDHNTRNTQWEDPRLQSPAITGPAVPYSREFKQKYDYFRKKLKKPADIPNRFEMKLHRNNIFEESYRRIMSLKRPDILKARLWIEFESEKGLDYGGVAREWFFLLSKEMFNPYYGLFEYSATDNYTLQINPNSGLCNEDHLSYFKFIGRVAGMAVFHGKLLDGFFIRPFYKMMLGKQISLKDMESVDSEYYNSLKWILENDPTELDLRFCIDEDNFGQTYQVDLKPSGSDMVVTNENKNEYIDLVIQWRFVNRVQKQMNAFLEGFTELILIDLIKIFDENELELLMCGLGDVDVNDWRQHTVYKNGYCPNHPVIQWFWKVVLLMDAEKRIRLLQFVTGTSRVPMNGFAELYGSNGPQLFTIEQWGTPDKLPRAHTCFNRLDLPTYESFEDLREKLLMAVENAQGFEGVD